The Blastopirellula marina genome contains the following window.
CGATCTCGCGTTGGCCTGAGAGTTCCTCGAAGACACGTAACGATTCGTTATACCGTTTCAGATTTAGTAGGATGATCGCTTCCTGCTGCATCGCTCGCAGCCCCCACATGCGATTTTCTTCACTGCGATCCATGGGAAAGAAACGAGGCACGCTGGCAAAGTACTTGGGGCGCTGATCCATCTCGAGATCCTTCGTGCGGAACATCGCGTACAGAAACTGTTCTTCTGCCGTTTGCCCTAACGGTTTGACCTCTTCTTCTTGGACACCATCAAGCAGATTAGGCTTTCGTGAAGCAAGCGCTAAACCTCCACCAATAATAATGCAGACCAGCCCCAAGAAGGCGAAGCGAGAAAAGTTCTTCGTCCAGGACGGCTTACGATAGACCGTCATCGCCGACGTTTTCATGACATCGGAAAGCTCTTTCAAACCGTCACTTCGCACCGACGACAAAGAGGCGAGTTCCGCGATCGACCAATCCGAAGGGTCGCTCCCAAATGCATCGCTGCCCAGCGACTTCTGTACGTCACGCAGTTCACGCAGCAACTCCGAGGCGTTCTGGTAACGATCGGCTGGTTTCTTGGCGAGCATCTTGTGAATGACGCGTGCCAAAGGAGCTGGCACCCCGCCCCGAATTTTCTCGAGGCGTTCGGGTTCGGTGTTTAAATGCTTTACGGCCACCGTCAAAGGATTGTCCCCTTCGAAAGGAGGACGTCCTGCGAGAAGCTGGTAGCACGTGATCCCAAGCGAATAAATATCGCTTCGTTGATCCAGAGGTTTACCTTCGGCCTGCTCTGGGCTCATGTAGAGTGGCGTCCCCATCGTGATACCGACCTGGGTCAGATTCATCCCATCGGCATCTTGAGCGATCACTCGGGCCAAGCCGAAATCCGCGACCTTCACTTCGCCGGTCGCCGTAATCAAGATATTCTCTGGCTTGATATCGCGATGGACGATCCCCTGCTCGGCAGCTTTATACAATGCCGCAGCAACCTGACGAAGTATCGCCCCGACAAGCTTTATTTCTAATGCCCCTCGCTTATTGAGAAGCTGCTTCAGATTCTGCCCCGGAACATACTCCTGGGCTATGAAGTGTAGGCCATCCGAGTTGCCGACTTCGTAGATCTGGACAATGTTGGCATGCGTCAACGCGGCCGCCGCTTGAGCTTCGCGATGAAATCGACGCACGTACGCTTGATCTTTGGCGAGTTCGGGCTGCAGAATCTTGACGGCGACGTTTCGTTTTAAGCTTTGCTGTTCGGCCAGGAAGACCTCAGCCATGGCCCCTCGCCCTAACCGACGCAAGATGCGGTAATCGCCAACGACACGGCCCGCCAGGTCCAGTTCGGCCGGCGCGTCTTTTTGCTTGTTCGTCAGTTCCGTCATCAAGTTTCTCGGCGAGGCAATCTCGTAAGTCGTGGAGGTGGCGGCTGAGGGGCGACGATACCGCATCAATCCCAATTCAAGTATCGATGCCAATTACCCGCTTGGCAACCAAACTGTTTCGGCTATGACCAGATAATTTCTGTCGTTTCATTTAGAACACGAAAGCCTCGTGGACATTCGCCTAGGCTTCAAGATCTTCCATGCCGTTCTTTTTAGGGTCGCACTTGGGCAATCGAGCGTCGAGCCACTCCTGATCGACAAAGTCTCCAAGCAACTTGCGCAAGCAGGCCACGAGTCCTTGTCGGACTTCATCCCGGAATTCAGGATCAGACCCCACAATTTCGACTTGGTGAAATCCATCCCAGCCCAGCCATAGTCCCCAATCGTAGCGTACCGCCGCGTCGTTGACCCGCTGCATGACTCGTAACGCCCAAAAACTGCCAAATTGATCTCGGAAGTCGAGCCATGCTTGATTCTCCGGTCGCACGATCTCGCTGCGTGCTTGCGAGCGGAATGCCACCATTCCCATTCCCAACAGTAGCACCCCCATCGAAAGCAGGGCCCCACCGGTGGTCACAGGAGCCGAAGCCCAAGGCAAGTAAGGATACACCATCAACCCTTGAGCGATTGCCAAGCACAACGCCGCCGGACCGAAACGCGTGGCCAAGTTATTTAGCAGTCCGGCGATCATCAAGAGTCCGAGGAAGCATCCCCAGATCCACCCAGGGTCGCTTCGTCCTGCCGAATCAAGAAACCAGATTTCTAACACGGGAACAGATAAGGCCGACCAAAAGGCAAGCATGAGAAGTTGCCAGGCAACCAGATGCCGCCGCTTGGCCCCGACCTGGGCCAACGTAGGCAGAAACAAGCCCATGGCCGCCAGGTATCGCCAGTGGTTGTCGACAATGGACAACTCAAGTTGGTGGCAAACACCGATCACGATTTCGCAGCCGACCAAGCAAACCCAAGCCACCATGGCCCAAGCCCATGCAGCCGTCAACGTCGTTCCACGTAGTCCACTGCGAATTCGGATGAGCAGCCAAATTCCGACAACGCCCAACAGCAATGCCACCGCGGCCGTCACCCCTCCGGGATTGATCGGGATGTGCATCACAAAAACGAAGACCTGATTCTTGGGGACCAAAAGAAACGCGACTCTATCACAAGCTTATTCTAACGAATCACCCGCCGCGGATGAGAAGGGACCGGTCGTAACGATTAATTCTTCCAGGTCAGGCCAACCACCTGCATAAGAGGATCGGAAGAGGCAATTTTTTTCGATGATGCGTTTGCACAACGTTATTTGCATGGCATGTTTCGTCAGTGCAACAAATACTCCCTCACTCAACTCCCCAAACAGAAGGAATACCTACCATGTTTCGTATCGCCATTGCCTCATGCTTCGTTGTGATGTCAGCTGTCGGATCGGCCTCGGCCGGACTTTGGGATGCCATGACGGTCAGCTATCCGTCCACCCACTACTCGGCCAGCAGCGAATACGTCGCTGCCAGTGCCGCCGCTGCGGATTGCGGCTGCTCGAACGGTGGCTACGGCTACGGTTCCCCAGCTTGGTCTGGCGGGTGCTGCAGCGATGTCTGGGCTGGTTACTGCTCGGAAGGACATGGATGCCGTCCTAAACTTCACACCCGTTACCACTGGTTCTCCCGTCCATCGTGTGGCTGCCAAACCACCCCGGCTCCTTGCTGTGGATCGACGCCAATGACCAAGGGATGCGGCAACGCTTGCCCTAGCTGCCTCGGCCTGCATATGCGTGGCTTCCGTCACGGTCATCGCCACGGCTACGGTTGCAGCTGTGGAGCCCCTGCATGCGATTCCTGCGGTGCCACCGACATCATCAGCATCGAAGGCTCCATGAACGATCACAGTGCCCCTGAGGCCGCTCCTGAGATTAAGCCAACGCCAGCGGCACCTAAGGCTGAACCACAGGAAGCTCGCCTGCTGCTCCCTTCGCTGCACGCTTTGCTGCCGCGTAACTAGTCCAAGCGATCAAGAAAACACGCGACCGGCTCGACCAAGCTACCTGGGGAGTGTGGTTTGCCACTGAGCCAAAGCGTCTTACGGGCGGATCCTGGATGGGATCCGCCCGTATTTTTTTGCTAGCCGAAATACCTTCACACCATCCAGGGTGGTGCTAGCACGAAAATGCCTGATTTTCCCTAGAGAACGAGTAAACGGGCTGACGATAAATCTTACTGATCGAACACCGGGAGGACGGGACACAGGATGTGTACCGTGAGATCAAAGGCCAAAGTAGACGACGGATCGACTACTTTCGGCCTTTTTTTATGCGCGGACAAAACCCTTCTCGAAATTCACTTGATACCCCCCGCTAGACCAACCATAATTGAAGTACGTCGGGTATAGGAACACCCCCATCTTTAGCCAGGATGGCGCCGAACTTCTTTTTCTTTGAGGGCGCAACTGGATATGACATCGAAGACGCTTGCTGTTGCTTTGATTGCTGGTTTGGGATTACTTGGAGCCGTCACCACTTACTCGACACTTTCCGCTCAGGACGCCGTTGAATCGGCAGAGCCAAGCGGTCGCCTTCCAACGTATTACTCTGAAATCGTCACTCAAGATCAGCGTTTAAAGATCTATACGATTCAGAGTGGTTACAACACCAAGATCGAGCAACTCGAGGCGGAAATCGCCAAGTTGGAAGCCGCGATGAAGAAGGAAATGGAAGCAGTTCTCACTCAGCCTCAGTTGGAGCGTCTGGAAGAATTGGCGAAAGAAGACGAAATTCGTCGTCAGAAGAACGAAGCAGCCAAGCGTGCTGCGGAAAAGGCAGCCTCGGCAAGTGGTTCTTAGTATTGAATCAAACCGCACGAAACAGGCGGCATCGTCCATCACAACGGAAGGCGATGCCGCTGGAAGAATTCCCAGATTACCGAATTCGCATCTAAATTTTGCGTCGTAGGTCCCAGCAGTTCGAGCCTGCTTTCTTTACCTGGCCACGTGTGTCCTCCACCAAAGATCTTCCATAGGATGACCTCGGCCGAGTCCGCATCGGTCGCAGCGTAAGTAAACTTCTCGATTGATGTTCCGTCGTTCACTTCTGGAGTTAATTTTTCGATCAGAGGTTGAGGGCTCGCACGGTTGGCAGCCACCCAGTTTGAAATAGCATGGTCGACTGAGTTGAAGTCGAGTTTCGACTTACTGCGCGAACCGACGCCTCCTTCCCACCGTACGAACTGATCGTCGGTGCCATGCATGTGCATGACCGGCACCGGCCGCTTGGGATGACAGGTATCGTTCCCCATGGTTCCGCCAACCGGAGCCACGGCGGCAAAGCAATCGGACAATTTATCTGCCAACAAGTATGCCATCATTCCGCCGTTCGACATCCCGGTGGCATAAACCCTCGAAGGATCAACGTGAACGCGCTGTGGCAGGTCGGCCAAGAGCTCCTCGATGAAATGGACGTCGTTCACATCTTCGCGTTGGGCATAACCACAACACATTCCGGCATTCCACGTCTTCATCGACGGCAATCGTCCCGTGCCGTTTGGGAAAACAGTGACGAAGCCTGCGGTGTCTCCCAGTTCGTTCAATTCGCAAAAACGCATCATGGTGGGCGCATTGGACAGCCCCCCATGAAACGTCAATACGATCGGCCAACCTTCGCTTGGTTCGGCAGTGTGCGTGGGCACAAACACCCACAATTCACGTTCTCGGTCATCAACATCTAACGTTAAACGATGCCGGCCTGGCGTCAAAAGCTTGATCGGTGTGGTGCTCATGAACGACTATCTTCAGAACTAATTAAGCAGGCTGTTTCTTGGCGTCGAGAACTGATCGCTGCAACTGCTGCATCGTCACAATGCCGACGACAACTCCAGCTCGGCTGACGACCTTGGCCATCAGTTCGCCGGAGCTTTGCAGCCGCGTGAGGGCCGAGATACAACTATCGTTGGCGGCAATTTCGGGGAGCGGGTGATAATTGAGAATCTCTTCGCCATCCCCCATGTAAAGGTCACAGACACGAATATAACCAAGGGGAATCGTACGCTTGCCTTCCTGCTGGACAATCGGAATAACGGAAAGCTGCTTCCGCTTGGCAACGCGAAGAATATTGTTCACCTTCGAACCAATCTTCGCCGTCCAGACTCGGGAGATCGGAGTGGCGATTGTGGTTACGCGACGGTTGGCGACACCAAACACGCCCTGGGCGACGCGCCGCTGAGCCCGATTCAAAATTCCGAACTCGCCTCCTTCTTCCAGAAAGTCTTCCAATTCGGTACGAGCCAAAGCAAGCCGAACCGTTTCGGGTGATTCCCCCAAAAGTTGCTGGAGCGCTCGCCCCAACACCCATAACAATGCCGCACACGGAGCAAACAACACGGTGAATAGGAAAAAGAACCACCCGCTGCGGCGCAAGAGCAGATTGGGGGCACGATAAAAGAAGTACTTCGGCAGCAACTCGCCATAAACGAACAGAAACGGGGCCATGATCAGTGGCAAGGCCATCTCGGCGGTCGAACTGCCCGGAAAAAACTGGTGCGAAAAGAGCACGATCGCCAGGGACACCATGTAGTTCGCTACGTTGTTGCCAATCAGCGTAGTGGCCACAAACAAGGCTGGATGATTTGTTAGAAACAATAGGAAACGTGATAACCAATCGCCTCCCAATCCATCCAGCACCAAGCGGACGCGTGTCACGCGATAGAAGCCCGTCTCCGAGCCGCTAAAAAAGGCGCTCAGTAAAACGCCGATCGCGAAGATGAAGAATACGGTCAACATCGCGTTATTCCTCCTCCTGTCGCAGGGTCATCCTCACTAGGATGTGCCCTTCGCCGAGTTGCTCGACGACCAGGAAATGGAACGGCCCCCAGTCGACTTCGTCGTCAACCTCGGGAATGCCATCGAGTTCTTCTTGCAGAATCCCGTTGATCGTGGCGTGCCGTGTTTCGGGAAGCTCTAGCTGGAAATGCTTCGACATCCGGCGCACGCTCGTCATACCGGAGATCAAATAAATTCCTGGTTCAAGCTCTTCAAACGTCTTCCTTTGCAAGATCCGCTCGCTACGACCATGCGAGTTCGAGAAGATTGTCTCCATCAAATCTCGTAGCGTTACTACGCCGATCGTTTCTCCGAGCTCGTTGACAACGGCAGCAACCTCGTTTTCACTGGCCAGCATTTGCTGAAAAACTTCCGACGCCTGAGCACACCACGGGAACACCAGCACCTCTTGGGCGATGTCTTCCAGGTTCTCCTGTGGTAACTCCGTAGCGTCGATTAAATTGATCGCGCTGACCACGTCGTCCCCTTGTTCGTCGGCGATTAGCAGGTAACCGCTGGGGGTCATTTCGCAGTCCAGATCCTTCAGCGAAACCGGCGGCTGGAACATCTTGAAACGCATACGAGGTCGCATCAACTCAGCCGCCAAGGAATCGGACAGACTGACGATACCCCGCAGTGCCATCTCTTCCTGTTCGAGCACCGTACTGCTTTGCATCGACATCTGGATCGCCCGTTCCAGATCGGACACCTGCATGTACGGTTCCGCCTCGAAGCGTGGCCAAATAAGTCGCTGCGAGAGCGTACTAACACCACGCATGATCGGGCGAATTGGATCGATTACGCGAACGGCGAACGCAATCGGAACGGCCAGGAATGCCGCAAGTGCCGGGGCTCGAAGCACGGCCAGGCTTTTCGGCATCATCTCGCTAAAGAAGATGATGACCAGCAGTGACATTGTCGAGAACGCGGTGGCATAGGTGGCACCGAACTGATCTTGCAGACGAATCCCTACGATCGACGCCACGGCAAAGTACGCCACGTTGATCATCAAATTCCAGAACAAAATCGCCGATAGCAACCGATCGGGATCTGCCAGCAAAGAAGCGGCCGCTCGCTGGGCAGTCGTTCCCTTACGAAACCGCTTTCGGTCCTCGAGCTTCAAATAGAAGAAGGCTGCCTCCGAGGCCGAGAACATCCCAGAGCAGGCGACCAACAGCAGCATTGTCACCAACCATGGTGCAATGGCCACAAAGACGTCCAACCTGCTACTCCTTTCCGAGTAAGTTCTTCCTGGGTGCTAAAGCAGCGAAAGCCAACCGCAAAACTACGCGTCGTCGGCTCCGGACCGATGCCCCACCTCGATGTCGAAATCTGTGATTGCAGGCATCAGCATGGCGATCATCGTGAAACCATAAGCCATCACGGTCACCACAAATACCTCCATCCCGTTGCCCAGCAGGAAGCTGACAATCGCGAAGAAGGTACCAACCGGCACGGCCGTGGCGGCGATACCGATCGCTCGCGAAGGATTGCGATAACCAATTGCAACATACAACCCTAAGCCACCCCCAGCGATGAATCCCAGGAATGGGAACAGCTGGAAGTGGAACGACTCGGTGAAGCTGATCATCAGCAAGATACACGTTATCACACCGAGAAACAAAAAGAAGACCGTCCCTAAGCTAACACCGATTGCGGTGCGGCTGTTGGCGTAAACCATTCCACAGTGCAGCCCTAACATGGTGACGAAGAAATACATCACTACCAGGCCACAACTTACGTAAAAAAAGCTCTCGCCGTTCATCGCCCCAGCCAGCCACAAATAGACGTTTACAGCTAGGGGAGCCAGGATCATTTCACGCGTCACCCACATCACGCCCCATAACTTCCCAAAGGTAAATTCCTTGGGGCTTATATCGGTGACGAGCAACAAGTCTAATGCCTGACCATCTCGCTCGTTCGTGATCGAGGTCACCGCTAAGGCGTTCACGATTACCAAGCTAATCAGATAGAGCGGCACCATTGCCCAAGCCACCGGTGGAATCGTGGTACCGAGTTGATCGCCCCGATATACGGCCGTGCCACTCGCCACCATGTCGTACAGCAGATAGGCAGCGGCGGCCGCGAGCACGAGATAGACGAACTTGATGATTAGCACCTTGCGGCCGTACGCCCAAGTTTGCGTTTCTCGCCATAAAATCGGGTTTTGCCAAACTTGGCGATGGTCTTGCTTCACCTCAGTGGTGCGTGCATCGACGTGACCAGAACGAAGCGATTCGTTATCTCTCTTTGGAACTACTTCCTTGTCGGCAGATTCTTCGATCTGGGCCATGTCGTGTTCGGCCCCCCAGATACTCTCTTCCTGCTGCCGGGCTTCCATGTCTTTGCCACGGCGAGTCTCACGTGACGGGTTCCAAACTCGCACCAGGGCGATCGCTGTACCGTTTAGCAGTACAATCCCAGCCGTCATGATTAAGACATGCAGACCAGTGACACCCCAGATCGATGCCAAGTTGCCAGAAGCTGCCGGAAAAGGATTCGCCGCCTCCATCACCGCCCAAATGGGATTCATGGCAGTACCCCACTGCGCGGCGGAGATATCAAACAGCCGGTCAAAGAAAACGCGGTCGGCAACCAGTCCGCTCACCCCGAGCAGCACCATGATCAACATCGCAGTCAGGGCCAACGTTTGAAACGTCTTCTCACGCCATAATGCCATCGTGCTACCGATGCTACCGGCGGCCAGGGCCGAAATCAACGTCACAACTAAGACGCGCAAGACCTGAGCAGCTGAAACACCACCAAAGAGAAACAGGGCACAAAAGACGGGCGTGGCCGCCAAGATCAGCGCAAAGACATTGATCAAGCTGGCCAACATCTTTCCCAAAACCAGCTCGGAGTTATTCAGCCGGGTCATCAACAGCAGAATCAGTGTCTTCCGATCTTTCT
Protein-coding sequences here:
- a CDS encoding CNNM domain-containing protein, whose protein sequence is MDVFVAIAPWLVTMLLLVACSGMFSASEAAFFYLKLEDRKRFRKGTTAQRAAASLLADPDRLLSAILFWNLMINVAYFAVASIVGIRLQDQFGATYATAFSTMSLLVIIFFSEMMPKSLAVLRAPALAAFLAVPIAFAVRVIDPIRPIMRGVSTLSQRLIWPRFEAEPYMQVSDLERAIQMSMQSSTVLEQEEMALRGIVSLSDSLAAELMRPRMRFKMFQPPVSLKDLDCEMTPSGYLLIADEQGDDVVSAINLIDATELPQENLEDIAQEVLVFPWCAQASEVFQQMLASENEVAAVVNELGETIGVVTLRDLMETIFSNSHGRSERILQRKTFEELEPGIYLISGMTSVRRMSKHFQLELPETRHATINGILQEELDGIPEVDDEVDWGPFHFLVVEQLGEGHILVRMTLRQEEE
- a CDS encoding ABC transporter permease subunit, with protein sequence MFIGPVFTREAAVTPRRSKFYVYRAVYVAALFLLMCTAWLVLAGTQVIASVGDMARFGASIFQILAPIQLCLVIFFAAFSAAGAVAQEKDRKTLILLLMTRLNNSELVLGKMLASLINVFALILAATPVFCALFLFGGVSAAQVLRVLVVTLISALAAGSIGSTMALWREKTFQTLALTAMLIMVLLGVSGLVADRVFFDRLFDISAAQWGTAMNPIWAVMEAANPFPAASGNLASIWGVTGLHVLIMTAGIVLLNGTAIALVRVWNPSRETRRGKDMEARQQEESIWGAEHDMAQIEESADKEVVPKRDNESLRSGHVDARTTEVKQDHRQVWQNPILWRETQTWAYGRKVLIIKFVYLVLAAAAAYLLYDMVASGTAVYRGDQLGTTIPPVAWAMVPLYLISLVIVNALAVTSITNERDGQALDLLLVTDISPKEFTFGKLWGVMWVTREMILAPLAVNVYLWLAGAMNGESFFYVSCGLVVMYFFVTMLGLHCGMVYANSRTAIGVSLGTVFFLFLGVITCILLMISFTESFHFQLFPFLGFIAGGGLGLYVAIGYRNPSRAIGIAATAVPVGTFFAIVSFLLGNGMEVFVVTVMAYGFTMIAMLMPAITDFDIEVGHRSGADDA
- a CDS encoding alpha/beta hydrolase family esterase, with the translated sequence MSTTPIKLLTPGRHRLTLDVDDRERELWVFVPTHTAEPSEGWPIVLTFHGGLSNAPTMMRFCELNELGDTAGFVTVFPNGTGRLPSMKTWNAGMCCGYAQREDVNDVHFIEELLADLPQRVHVDPSRVYATGMSNGGMMAYLLADKLSDCFAAVAPVGGTMGNDTCHPKRPVPVMHMHGTDDQFVRWEGGVGSRSKSKLDFNSVDHAISNWVAANRASPQPLIEKLTPEVNDGTSIEKFTYAATDADSAEVILWKIFGGGHTWPGKESRLELLGPTTQNLDANSVIWEFFQRHRLPL
- a CDS encoding CNNM domain-containing protein, yielding MLTVFFIFAIGVLLSAFFSGSETGFYRVTRVRLVLDGLGGDWLSRFLLFLTNHPALFVATTLIGNNVANYMVSLAIVLFSHQFFPGSSTAEMALPLIMAPFLFVYGELLPKYFFYRAPNLLLRRSGWFFFLFTVLFAPCAALLWVLGRALQQLLGESPETVRLALARTELEDFLEEGGEFGILNRAQRRVAQGVFGVANRRVTTIATPISRVWTAKIGSKVNNILRVAKRKQLSVIPIVQQEGKRTIPLGYIRVCDLYMGDGEEILNYHPLPEIAANDSCISALTRLQSSGELMAKVVSRAGVVVGIVTMQQLQRSVLDAKKQPA
- a CDS encoding serine/threonine protein kinase — protein: MRYRRPSAATSTTYEIASPRNLMTELTNKQKDAPAELDLAGRVVGDYRILRRLGRGAMAEVFLAEQQSLKRNVAVKILQPELAKDQAYVRRFHREAQAAAALTHANIVQIYEVGNSDGLHFIAQEYVPGQNLKQLLNKRGALEIKLVGAILRQVAAALYKAAEQGIVHRDIKPENILITATGEVKVADFGLARVIAQDADGMNLTQVGITMGTPLYMSPEQAEGKPLDQRSDIYSLGITCYQLLAGRPPFEGDNPLTVAVKHLNTEPERLEKIRGGVPAPLARVIHKMLAKKPADRYQNASELLRELRDVQKSLGSDAFGSDPSDWSIAELASLSSVRSDGLKELSDVMKTSAMTVYRKPSWTKNFSRFAFLGLVCIIIGGGLALASRKPNLLDGVQEEEVKPLGQTAEEQFLYAMFRTKDLEMDQRPKYFASVPRFFPMDRSEENRMWGLRAMQQEAIILLNLKRYNESLRVFEELSGQREIDVEAKAFGYAGKAICLYEMGNHDAAEEAVVSANRTEYLSIIDTDRDFQKKFQHVYEELIGKGKT